Within Chrysiogenia bacterium, the genomic segment TTTTTGGGAGCGCCTCTCAAGCATCCGGACGCAGCGGGGGGCCGAAAATTTCGGCCACCGGCTTCAACCGGAGACTTGTCGCACGTCCAGCGCCCCTTCAAGCGGCGAGCCCCGGGAGCCTCTTTCGACTCCCGGGGCCTGCGCGCGTTTCAATCAGCTTGCGAAGTCTGTTCCTTAGAACGAGGCCTTCTTGTACATGGTCACAACGGCGGCGCCGCCCAGACCCAGGTTGTGCTGGAGGGCGATCTTCGCGCCTTCGACCTGACGCTTGTCGGCTTCGCCGCGAAGCTGCCAGTTGAGCTCGGAGCACTGGGCAAGACCCGTCGCGCCCAGGGGATGACCCTTGGAGATCAGACCACCGGAGGGGTTCACCACGGTCTTACCACCGTAGGTGAAGGCGTCCTCGTCGATGAGCTTGTGGGCGGTGCCTTCTTCGGCAAGGCCCAGGCCTTCGTAGGTGATCAGCTCGTTGGCGCTGAAGCAGTCGTGGAGCTCACAGACGTCCACGTTCTCGGGACCGTAGCCCGACTGCTCGTAAACGCTCTTGGCGGCGGCGGCGGTCATGCCGTAGCCGGCCAGGTAGCGGCAGTCGTTCTCGCTGAAGGTGTCGGCACCGTCGGTGGCCATGGCCATGCCGATGATCTCGACGGCCTTGTCCTGCAGGTTGTGCTTCTTGACGAAGTCTTCGCTGGCGAGGATCGCGGCGCCCGAACCGTCCGAGGTGGGGCAGCACTGCAGCTTGGTGAGCGGCTCGTACACCATCTTGGCGTTCTGGATGTCCTCGAGGGAGTATTCATCCTGGAACTGGCTGTAGGGGTTGTTCACCGAGTGCTTGTGGTTCTTGTAACCGATCTTGGCGAAGTGACGCAGCTCGCTGCCGAACTTGTCCATGTGCTCGCGACCGGCGTTGCCGAAGATCTGCGGAGCCGGAGGAGCCGGCACGAACTGGCGCAGCTTCATCATGGCCATCATGTGCTTGTCCATCGGGTTCTTGCGATCGTTGAAGTGGCTCTGGAGCGAACCCTTCTGCATCTTCTCAAAGCCGAGCGCCATGGCGCAATCGACGATGCCGCCCTCGACGAGCTGCTTGGCCAGAAAGAGCGCGGTCGAACCGGTCGAGCAGTTGTTGTTGACGTTGTAGACGGGGATGCCCGTCATGCCGAGCTCGTAGATGGCGCGCTCACCGCAGGTGGAATCACCGTAGCAGTAACCGACGGCAGCCTGCTGCACCTTGTCGTAGCTGATGCCCGCGTCCTCAAGGGCCTTGGTTCCGGACTCCTTGGCCATATCGGGGTAATCCCAACCGGCGCGTGCGCCGGGCTTCTCGAACTTGGTCATGCCAACGCCGACCACGAATACTTTGCGACCCATAACTTCTTTCTCCTTCTTGCCTCCGGTCGCTCGCCCTGTGCGGTGCTTCACGCCGGAGAGTTGTTTACTTATTCGCAGCCAGAAGCTGCGTTACCATCCATTTCCATGACTCAAGAAGCTCGGCCTCGCGGGTCTCGTCTTCCTTGAGAAG encodes:
- a CDS encoding lipid-transfer protein — encoded protein: MGRKVFVVGVGMTKFEKPGARAGWDYPDMAKESGTKALEDAGISYDKVQQAAVGYCYGDSTCGERAIYELGMTGIPVYNVNNNCSTGSTALFLAKQLVEGGIVDCAMALGFEKMQKGSLQSHFNDRKNPMDKHMMAMMKLRQFVPAPPAPQIFGNAGREHMDKFGSELRHFAKIGYKNHKHSVNNPYSQFQDEYSLEDIQNAKMVYEPLTKLQCCPTSDGSGAAILASEDFVKKHNLQDKAVEIIGMAMATDGADTFSENDCRYLAGYGMTAAAAKSVYEQSGYGPENVDVCELHDCFSANELITYEGLGLAEEGTAHKLIDEDAFTYGGKTVVNPSGGLISKGHPLGATGLAQCSELNWQLRGEADKRQVEGAKIALQHNLGLGGAAVVTMYKKASF